TATTTAGTGTTTACTTAATTAGTAATGACTTAAAGAGTCTGAAGAAATCAACAATAAAATATTATGAATATTGATCGCGCAGTTTTATTATGGGCCGGGCTTGCAGTCCTTGTGAGTTTAGCCTTGGGTCATTGGGTCCACCCTTACTGGCATTTTCTTACGGCATTTGCCGGATTTAATATGATCCAGTCTTCATTTACGGGATTCTGTCCTGCCGCAGCTGCATTTCGCGCCATGGGTCTTACCGGCGGGTGCGCCTTTGGGGACAAAGGAGAATAGCTATGATCTGGGTTGCTGAAGCGGGACTATATCGTCCGCGCCTAGTAGTAGTAATCAGTGCCAGACAAAACTCGTCATTTACTGACTATGCGGCTGACGAAATTAGCAATGATGCAAAACCTGAGATTATCTCTTTTTGCCTTTTGGTCACCCAGTGATGAAGACTTCTACCTTCGCCCATCTGTTGACTACCAGATTGATGACCAATGGTCGGTCAGCGGTGGAGCGAACCTATTTGAGGGTGAAGCGATCTCGACATTTTTCGGTCAGTTCGAAAAGAACTCAAACGTGTACCTGTCCGGCAAATACAGCTTTTAGAACGAAGCGACATAAGGGCCTAATTCCCAATCACTTCAATCTCACCCAACTCGACCAATGATTTGTCGTCGGCACGTTTGGAGATGAGACCCTTCATGTTTTTCCCAAAGTAATGCCCTGCAACGAAATTGAGTTCTCTTAACGCTTCACCAAATGGCTGACCAATCGTCCGAATACTATAGCGCGTGCTCCACAACACTTTCTTCTCTCCCTGGCTACGAAGAAGCGGCAGATCGAAGGCGGTTAAGACAATAAAGTAACGCCCCTCAGCCGCTAACTGGCCCTGAACATAAGCTTCATAGTCGGTCACTTTCATACTATAAATGTCGTCCATACCTAAAAGCCGTGAACGAAAATATCGTTCTTCGAAAGATTTTCGATTGCTGGGCAATGTAAGACCCCGAACCTTGGGAATAGCATTCTTTGTCAGCGAATATTCATACACTTCTCCATTCGCTTTTCGTTTTTTCGGGAGGTAGTCATTGATATCAAATATTTCAGCATCCTCATCATCGCCAATGAAGTTCGAAGCTCCATAGTGAACCATAATAAGCAAATCTCCACTGTTGGGGTCGCTTTCGGAGAAATAGTTCTGTCGCCTCAAGTTATGCCCAAGCTCATCGGCAATCTCGTCAAAGGAGCTTTCGTCAAGGCTTTCATCTGCAACATTACCTCCAAGAAATAATCCTTTCGCAAGATGGTAGGTCTGGACTTTGGCAGAATTGTCTCTCTCACGTAACAGAGTGTATTCTTTCGTTGCCTCAGCTCTGACCGCAACACGGTTGGACTTGGCCTGGGCCATGGCAGCGGACAACCCAATGAGCATGAGGATTGATAAGGTACGCGAAAAGTTTGGGTGTTTCATGACGGGACGGGGTTGAACGTTTTAAAGGGTACTTT
This genomic stretch from Opitutia bacterium ISCC 52 harbors:
- a CDS encoding DUF2892 domain-containing protein, with the translated sequence MNIDRAVLLWAGLAVLVSLALGHWVHPYWHFLTAFAGFNMIQSSFTGFCPAAAAFRAMGLTGGCAFGDKGE